From the Argentina anserina chromosome 3, drPotAnse1.1, whole genome shotgun sequence genome, the window ctTCGTGTActgctaattttttttttctgagaaTGGTATTTTTTAGTGTATAAATTAAATGTTAGTAAGAAGGTGGGTCTAAATCATAGTGTTCACTCTTCACCTTTGCCCAACGCAAATGGACCATCCAATCTCTTCAATTATAGCTCAATAATTCTCAGCTCTAGTAGTAGTCATGCGATTAATTGAGCTGAGTAGTAGTCATGTGATTCACTGACTTGTGTCGACCACACTTGTACTAAAACTGGGTCTAGTACTCTAGGGATACCAAATCATGAACATGTGGATACCCGCCATTCCTGATATGAAATTCCAATCATCGTCGTCTGAGCAACCATCCAAAACTAGAAAGATGGTGATGACTCAAACTTCACTCGACTTTTGTTTCTTATACACCCACCTCTGTTCAAAGTCTTCACATTGGTCTCTTGCTAATCTCTCCCTTGTCCTTTTCCCCATGAATGGCGTAAGCCGTGACGTCTGCAATGAGTCCTACCTCCCTGCAGAATCTCTGCAAAGACCAGGTTTCATTTTCAGCTCATTTCAAAAGTACCTCATTTACCCTTCATTCTATCTTGCCagtatatctatatatttgcTACATTTGGATGCAACAGAGTGTTGGGTTTGGACTTTGACACTGTAAACTGATAAAGTCTTGAACTTTGGCTTCTGGGTTTATGTGGGTTCTGTTTAAACTGGATTGCAGATGCATGTTAATGAAACTAGCATCAAAGTTTATGCGACCCAATAAAAGAGTGGCAATTTCTTGAATAAAGGTGGTTCCTTTTCTTATTGCTGTGGGAAACAAGTGGTGAGATTGAGAGAGAACAAAGCTGTGTCGAATTGGAAGTGATTGTGTGTTATACCAGTGATGGGATTGAAGCCAATAGACTGGTATTGCCAACCAGAAGCTAATGGGGTATGGGCCAAAGCAGGGAGTGCTTTTGGCTCATACACTCCTTGTGCAATGGACTCTATGGTCATCTGCATTTCTCATTTGGTTCTTTTCGGATTGTGCTGCTATCGAATGTGGATGattaagaagaatttgaaagcTCGGAGGTTCAGGTTGAGGTCAAATTTCTATAACTACTTGTTGGGATTGTTGGCTGGTTACTCCACTGCTGAGCCTCTCCTGAGGCTGGTGATGGGTTTATCACTCTTTAACCCGTTTGGAAAAACTGGCTTTGCTCCTTTTGAGGTgggtttctttttcatttcctGTTATTTGGATGAAACAGTTACTTTTGACATGCCTTGTTGAACTTGATCAGATAGTTGTGAGTAGCAAGATAATGTGATTTTACACAACATGAAGCCTGCAAGTAAAGTACTTATTTTTGTTGTGGCAGATGACTTCTTCGTTCATTGAAGCTCTTGCTTGGTGCTCTATGCTTATTTTGATTGGCTTGGAAACTAAGATATACATTCGAGAATTCCGATGGTACGTAAGGTTTGGAGTCCTTTATGTGTTGGTAGGAGATGCTGTGGTGATAAATCTTATTCTTGGAGTAACAGATTCCTACAGCAGGTTAGTAATTCATTTTTTCACTTACCATACTGTATTCCTTTTGTTGAATTCCATTGGGGATGTGTGAATGTCCAATCACGAGGAGGGCTGCTAGAGCATAAGATAATAGTTGTCTTACACCCTAACCGCTCACGTCTTAGAAATAATATACTCACATATTGGCCTTAAACTGTATATGACATTCTTACAAACTTTGTTTTGATTGAATTCTTGCAGGGCTGCTCTGTATCTGTACATAAGTACCGTCTGTTGCCAGGTTTAGATCAActatttctattatatttttctCTTACATCTAGCTGGTTATACTTAGATATCAAACTGGAGGATACAAGCACTATTATGTTATTTTTAAGCATGCGTATTAAGTTATTTACTTTCTGCTATTTACCAATTGTTCTCATGCAGGTGTTGTTTGgaattcttcttctcttctatgTTCCTAATTTGGATCCTTATCCTGGCTACGTTGTGCTGCAATCGGAGTCACTTGACAATGCTGAATATGAAGCACTACCAGGAGAAGATCAAATTTGCCCTGAACAGCATGTTAATATATTTTCCAGTAAGAAGCCTTaaactccctctctctctctcatccacTTACGATTTATCATACTGCTCAGTTCATTGCACCATCTATGCCACTTCATGCGTTCAGTATTCTTGATAGGTTACAATTGTCATGGATAAAGTCCCATCCATCTGGTTCTTGATTGAGTTCCTCTAGGGTCAGGCCAAGTCATAATGAGAAACTTGATTCTTGGTGCATATTTCATGGTCATCTAAATTGTATTTTCTTGTGCCTCTGGGTAGGAATATATTTTGGATGGATGACTCCGCTCATGCAACTAGGTTACAAAAAACCCATAACTGAAACAGATGTTTGGAAGTTGGACACATGGGATCGGACTGAGACATTGATTAAAAGGTCCAACTCTCATTGCCTGCTTCTCAGTCgttgtttcattattttatttactgtgcCACATGCATaataattttgagttttgcagGTTTCAGGAATGTTGGGTTGAAGAATCTAAAAGGTCCAAGCCATGGCTTCTGAGGGCACTGAATTGTAGTCTTGGACGACGGTAATGGTTAAACGAAAAAGTAGATATATTTTATCTTTTGTATTATTTAATTCTGTAAGTGCTCAATTTAGTTTGGTTAGATATAACTGAACAAATACGAATTGCATTTCCATCTTATATACACTGTTTTTGTTAATGTTTTCTGTAGGTTCTGGTTGGGAGGCTTTTTTAAGGTAAATATTTTATATTAGCTCTCCGGGGTGCAAGTTGTTAGAAACTTAAAATTACTTTGGATTTAAAGCTTGATGGATTCGCAGGAAATTTCTAATAACTTTATCTATATTGTAGATTGGCAATGATCTCTCTCAGTTTTCGGGTCCCATTCTTTTAAGTCATCTCTTGCAGGTTAGCTAGTTTCTTTCTTACCAAACCTTATCAGTAGACTTATTTATAAATCGTTGTAAAGAGCACATTGCTTGTAATTCAACAGTGTTTGTAACCATCTTGTTGTTCCACGCAGTCAATGCAACGAGGTGATCCAGCTTGGATTGGTTACATTTATGCCTTCTTAATTTTCCTTGGTGTGGTATGGCTTCTATCTTGGACTTTTCACATGTCACCATGTTAACAATGTGCAAAGCATGAActgttaattaaaaaaaatagtgaattACATCGACAAGTTTATTCATCTTTGTCCAGTCACTAGGTGTGCTCGCTGAATCTCAGTATTTCCAGAATGTTATGCGGGTCGGCTTTCGGTTGAGATCAACTTTGGTAACTTTATCCATCTGTTTCTATAagcaaatgaaataaaaacttTGGTTCATGTTCTGTGGTTCATTAAAAGCTCATTGCTTTGTTTAAATCCTTTGTAGGTAGCTGCTATATTCCGTAAATCTATAAGAATAACACATGAGGGTCGCAAGAATTTTCCAACTGGGAAGATTACAAATATGATGTCTACAGATGCTAATGCACTCCAGGTATGGTCAAGTAGATGATTCCTCATACATGAACAAATGCTATCAGATTGTAAACAATTTTAGATTCTAGTGGGAATGTTTGAATATAAAGAACTAACTTTTGGAACCTTATGTTtgttcatctctctctctctctctctctctctctctctctctgagttCCTTTTCATTTTACCTTAAAAGAACATTAGTATTTTGGTGCACAAGTTATCTCAAGCAAGAAGGAAATGCTTATCTTGTTATTCGTACTGCTGTTTACTGAGTCAATTTATGGAATTACAAACTTATAACTGACATAGCCCTTTTCATGATGTAGCAAATATGTCAACAACTTCACGGACTATGGTCTGCTCCTTTCCGCATCACGGTAGCTATGGTTCTTCTCTACCAACAATTAGGTGTTGCATCACTTATTGGATCTTTGATGCTAGTTCTCATGATCCCCATACAGGTCAGcatattcttttcttctttttttggctCTTCTGTGATAAAGCGTCTGTATTATCCTTTTATAGATTTTTCTCATAAAGTCAAGCTTAAAATACCTGAATATTGTCTGCTTTCATGTATTGGTATTTATTCCCTCTTGAAAGGTACTGTTGTATGGGCTGTCTATTTGATTTTTGCTATCAAGATTAGTGAGTttcattttctaattattaGTCTATGTGCTTAGACTTCAGTTACTCTGATGGCGTCACTTGTGCTATTTGAGTTTGGCAAAAAAAATGTCTTCCTTTTATTTTAGTGTATAAAGACTGATTTGTAATAATTTCTTTTGTTAATAGACAACTATCATCAGTAAAATGCGGAAGCTGACAAAGGATGGACTGCAACAGACTGACAAGAGGGTTGGCctcatgaatgaaattttagcTGCCATGGACACTGTGAAGTATGACTGAATCAGATTATTTTAGATAGCCTAGCGGTGATAAATGTTATTCTGCCTTTAATCTGAATTTTATGTTTCAGATGTTATGCCTGGGAGACAAGTTTCCAGCAGAGAGTTCAAACTATACGGAATGATGAGCTGTCAAGGTTCCGTAAAGCACAATTGCTATCTGCTGTAAGACACAAAACATCTTCTTTTCAATTATATACTTTCTATATTCAAGGTATCTTAAAGCACAATCATGTAGAAAGTTCAAGCTTTCGCTTCATTATTGACTATCTGTGTTCTAACCAGAAAAGTAACCATGGgtaactcacaagatagtttCTCTGACCAACTGTCTTTGTTTTACAGTTGAACAGTTTTATTCTCAACAGCATCCCGGTTGTTGTGACAGTAACTTCATTTGGGGTGTTCACTTTCCTTGGAGGCGAATTGACACCTGCCAGGGCATTCACATCACTCTCTCTATTTGCAGTGCTACGCTTTCCTTTAAATATGCTCCCCAACTTATTAAGTCAGGTAGCCTGGGATCTTATCGGATAATTCATCTGCCATATTGCATAATACTTAGCACGCACATTTCCATTATTTCATTTACACTTGTGCTTagtttttgttcttgttatgacttatgagtCTATGCATCTGCTGACTCACTCTATGTTGGCAGGTTGTAAATGCAAATGTATCCTTGCAGCGTTTGGAAGAACTATTTTTAACTGAGGAGAGAGTTCTAGTGCCCAACCCACCACTGGAACTAGGGCTTCCAGCCATCTCAATTCAGGACGGGCACTTTTCATGGGATCCAAAGGTGTTGTGTTTACAATTTCAAACACGCACACACGCGCGCACTCACATAATTTAATTGGAGACTTTTTTGTGCACCTAAATTAGAACATATGTGATTGGCCATGGTGCATATTTAGTTTCTACAACAGTAAATCTTTTCATAGCTTAGAAGACAAGGAAACACTATAAAGGTGCATAAAACCATGAGGCTATTGAATTGGCATTTGTAGTAGTGGTTCGGGCTATGATGCTAAAGCAAAATACATGACATAACATAGCTTGTTAAAGGGCTTACCGTGCTATGTTATCTGGAGATGTacagaaaatgaaattatcaTAGACATTCCAAGAAAGTTTCTCATGTATCATGTTGACTCTCATTCTCAAACATGCTAAAACTAAACTtatcttctccttctttccATTTGCAGGCAGATAAACCCACGTTATCAAACATCAACTTAGATATAACAGTTGGCAGCTTAGTTGCAGTTGTTGGCGGCACTGGAGAAGGAAAGACATCACTTATATCAGCCATGCTTGGGGAGCTGCCTCCTATTGCAGATTCCAGTGTCGTAATCAGGGGGACTGTTGCTTATGTTCCCCAAGTTTCATGGATTTTCAATGCTACTGTGAGTCACAGCTTCTCTGCTTTAAAAGCCTATAAAGCTCAATATACTTTGGATGCCCGTCACTTTCACTGTCATCTCTTACCCTACATGAACTTAGGAGTTGTCAAATATATTCTTCCAGGTGCGTGAAAACATTTTATTTGGATCAGAATTTGAAGCTGCACGGTATTGGAAGGCTATTGATGTAACTGAGTTCCGTCATGACCTGGACTTACTTCCAGTACGTAGACTATGAGGTTTTATCTTTGCCGTTACGTCTCACTTACATAAATTCTAATTACTGTAACTGATTTCCCAGGGTCGAGATCTTACAGAGATAGGTGAAAGGGGGGTCAATATTAGTGGAGGTCAAAAGCAAAGGGTTTCAATGGCTAGAGCTGTATATTCTAATTCAGATGTGTACATATTTGATGACCCTTTAAGTGCTCTAGATGCTCATGTTGCTAGAGAGGTACTATTTCTAATTGATGTACTATCATCTCAGGATTATTAAATAATCTTGCCATATAAGAAAACCATTTGAATTCATAGAAGTAGTAACTCTTGAtcaatataattttaatacaAACTTTGTAGTTTTATGCTTTTGAGTTGAGATCATTGTACTTTCAACTGAACCAAGTTCTTTGCAGGTTTTTAACCATTGTATCAAGGAAGAGTTGCAGGGGAAAACTAGGGTGCTTGTCACAAATCAGCTACACTTTCTGCCTCAAGTGGATGAAATTATATTAGTCTCTGATGGTACGATTAAAGAGAAAGGGTCCTTTAAGGATCTCTCTGAAAACAGTTTGCTGTTCCAAAAGCTAATGGAAAATGCCGGGAAAATGGAAGAACATGTAGAAGAAAAGGAAGACAGCAAAAATGATTACCAGGAAACCCCACTTCCTGTGTCTAACGGTAACGGGGTGGTGAATGACTTGCCAAAAGATGCAAGCTACGCCAAGAAAGGGAAAGGGACGAGATCTGTACTGATTAAACAAGAGGAACGGGAAACAGGTGTTGTAAGTTGGAAAATTTTGCAGAGGTAAGAGACTGAAATGCTCTTCAAAGATTTAAGTGTCAACAGTCTCAAAAATAAGATGGCCGAAGTAGATTACTAACGAAACATAAACGGTCAAAATCTTTTGGGCTCAAATGTTAAAACAAGGTTATATAAGCTTTTGGGTACGGTTCATGATGCTTTGTTTGGAGTTCAGTAAACAATCATACTGTCTTTCTGGTCAAGCAAAGGGGAATTAGCTGAGCAGTGAGCAGCATGAATTCTGTGTTCTACATGAAATTTTCTTACTTATATGATCTTAATGAATCGATGAATATTTAGTCTTCATTGTTGGCAGGTATAAAAACGCATTAGGAGGCCTATGGGTGGTCATGGTGCTATTTACATGTTATACACTAACAGAAGTTCTTCGAGTTTCAAGCAGCACGTGGTTAAGTTTTTGGACGGACCAAAGCACGTCAAAGAGTTATGCACCTGGGTTCTACATTCTTATATATGCAATTCTATCAATTGGTCAGGTATGTCATGAGTTAGTATATGCATgttagattttattttatttttgaaatctGTTATAGCAGTTGTGAGTCATTACTGTGACAAAGTTTCAACGTCTTAATCCATGATTTTTGACTCAGGTTACGGTGACTCTGACGAACTCCTTTTGGCTAATCACTTCAAGTCTTCGTGCAGCCAGAAAACTGCATGATGCCCTGCTACAGGCTATACTTAAAGCTCCAATGGTGTTCTTTCACACTAACCCAACTGGAAGGATAATCAATAGGTTCGCAAAGGATCTCGGTGATATAGATCGCACAGTTGCCCAATTTATGAACATGTTTCTGGGTCAAGTGTGGCAGCTCATTTCAACATTTGTGCTCATAGGAATTGTGAGCACAATATCCCTCTGGGCCATAATGCCACTTCTAATTTTGTTCTATGCAGCCTATCTATTCTATCAGGTAGGTTTCTGACTTTCTGTACTATCTGGCGTTTGATTACCTGACTATATTGTGCATTTATTAAAGttaatatatgatgaatttgttTTTACAGAGCACATCACGTGAAGTGAAAAGGTTGGATTCTATTACGAGATCTCCTGTTTATGCGCAATTTGGAGAAGCATTAAATGGTTTGTCATCAATTCGTGCCTATAAAGCCTATGACCGGATGGCGAACATCAGTGGAAGGTCTATGGATAATAACATCAGATTCACCCTTGTGAATATTAGTTCAAATCGCTGGCTTACAATAAGGTTGGAAACACTAGGAGGTATTATGATATGGGTGATTGCAACCTTTGCTGTCATGCAAAATGGGAGAGCAGAAAACCAAGTACAATTTGCATCGACAATGGGTTTACTTCTTACTTATACTTTGAATATCACAAGTCTGTTGAGTGGTGTTCTTAGACAAGCAAGCAGAGCTGAAAATAGTTTAAATGCTGTTGAGCGGGTTGGAACATATATAGAATTGCCTTCTGAGGCTCCAGCTGTAATTGAAAGCAACCGTCCTCCACATGGATGGCCATCATCAGGATCAATCAAGTTTGAGGATGTTGTCCTCCGCTATAGGCCTGGACTTCCACCAGTACTGCATGGATTATCATTTAAGGTTTCTGCTAGTGAGAAACTAGGAATAGTTGGAAGAACTGGTGCGGGAAAATCTAGCATGATTAATGCATTGTTTCGGATAGTAGAAATAGAAAAAGGAAGCATCTTGATTGATGGTTGTGATGTTGGTAAGTTTGGACTGGCAGACTTGCGAAAAGTTCTTAGCATCATACCTCAATCACCGGTTCTTTTTTCGGGTATGCACTTTGATTGAGCTAACTTGATTTTGCAGCATAACACTAAAACTGATAAGCATGCTAGACATTATGAGATGCATGCACTAATGCGCATTCTGCTTGTGTAGGAACTGTACGGTTTAATCTCGATCCTTTCAGTGAGCATAATGATGCTGATCTCTGGGAGGCCCTGGAAAGGGCACATCTAAAGGAAGTTATCAGAAGGAATTCCTTCGGTCTCGATGCTCAAGTAAGACTTTATTTTATGGTTAGTTACTCAGTCATAGTGTCTGATTGAGCAGATAAAGTAATATGATTAAGCATAATTCCTAATCTGACATCAATTCATCAAGGTTTCCGAGGGTGGTGAGAATTTCAGTGTTGGACAGAGGCAGCTAATAAGTCTTGCTAGAGCATTGCTACGAAGATCAAAGATTCTTGTCCTTGATGAAGCAACTGCAGCTGTGGATGTGAGAACTGATGCTCTCATCCAAAAAACCATACGTGAAGAATTTAAATCATGCACCATGCTCATTATTGCTCACAGATTGAACACCATTATTGACTGTGATCGAATTCTTGTTCTTGATGCTGGTCAGGTATGCCctcaattgaatgaaattcGTGCAGTTTCCTTTTAAAGGATATATTGTTTTTAGAAGAAATTCTTGGATAATGTTTACATAGTTGTCCTCTCGTAACTGATGTCCTCCCCTTTTTTAGGTCCTAGAACATGGTTCCCCACAAGAACTACTGCTAAATGAAGTTAGCTCATTCTCTAAGATGGTCAGGAGCACAGGACCTTCGAATGCTGAGTACTTACGCAGCCTTGTATTCGGAGGCAAGCAGGATAAGGTAAATGGAGAGCAAACCGAGCAACTGGTAGGCCAGAGCCAGAGGAGATGGCTAGCCTCTTCACGCTGGGCTGCTGCCGCCCAATTTGCCTTGGCTGTCAGTCTCACGTCTTCACAGAACGATCTCCAAAGGCTGGATATTGGAGACGAGGATGATATCCTCATGAAAACAAAGGAAGCAGTTATAACACTACAAGGAGTTTTGGAAGGAAAGCATGATGAAGATATAAACGTATCACTAACTCAGCACCATATTCCAAGAGAGGGGTGGTGGTCAGCTTTCTTCAGAATAGTTGAAGGTAAAATatcatatacttttttttttggtctgaataTACTGACCATACTCGTGCAGTCGTGCATATAATTCATACCTGGGCACCGTTTATTTTTATATCTATAATCAAATGGTGGTTATTTGTTTCAGGTTTGGCTGTGATGGGCAGACTGGCTCAGAACAGACTTCACCCTTTAGAAGATGACGATTTTGAAGGCCATATGTAGGTTGGAGATTGATACGACCACACTGTTCAGACTTCATACTAGCAATGCCCTCTCAAATAAAGACTATGGATTCAAGATGTTGTGTTGTATAGATTGTAAGTATTGGGAATCTGGATGATATTCAAACTGCAACAAGCATAAGAGAGTTGCATCTACATTCTACATAGAAACGAAAAAGACCATTATATAGGTAGAAATAAGCAAACACTACTACATAACAGCTCGCTCATAATGAGCCAATCAATATCGAATCTACTGTTTACAGTCTGAAAAGCTTTACGTAAAGCTGTCTTGGATGCATTATACTTCCAGTAAGACACTACCAGACCCTTGATTGCATTATGGATTGGGGTGATGGGAAATAGTCGCTGAGACCTTTTGAGACTACTACCAGGATTGTGGAAAAGGCCAATGATTCTCCCAAAGtatccaaattttttttgtgggtTGATGTAAATCGATTttccaaaaccaaaaacaactaGTATGTTACCGTTTTTATCCGTCCTCAGTGATATGATATTTTCGAACATACAAATGTTATTTCTCTCCCACAATCGATCTGTCTCTTTACTAAAACAATTCCGACAACTCTTATTCAACTCTTGGTGTCTTCACGTCAAGTCGTCAAGGCTCTCCGGCATATTTCAGATCAATGGCATGTTTCAATATTCACTCTACATCAAACTTCAgaccaaaaaagaaataaaacacATCGCCCTGTGAACCTGAAAGAATAAATTTTGTTGCTCTTGAAGAATTCTGGAATTAAACCTGAATCATCGGTGATTGCTGCCCCTGACAGACACGTGAAGAGCATGTGATTGCCACGTCACAGATGAGCCGCCCCAACACCCGCCATTTCATGACTTCACACTCAGTAGTTCAGTTGGTCTTTCCCTATTCTCAAACTCCTCCCTGTCGTTTTGCCccaatgattttgttttcttatatttttccAAAGACTTCACTTTGGTCTCTTGCTACTCTCTTCCAAGTACTTCTGCCAACCAATGGCGTCAGCGTTGATCTGTGCGATGAGTCTTGCTCTTGCAGCTTTTCAACACAATCCAAAGGTCTCCCCTTTACCCTTCTCTTTTTTCCTGTTGTCCCAGCATGTATCTATTTGCTGTATTTGGATGCAACAGAGTGTTGGGTTTGGACTTGTAACACTTCCAAAGTTAAAAAGTCTCAAACTTTTGGTTCTGGGTTTATCCGGGTGTTGTTGAGATTGGATTGCTGATGCATGTCAATGAAGCTAGCATCAATATACATGGAGCCCTATAAAGAGTGCTTATTTCTTGAATAAAGTTGCTTCTTTCTCTTATTGTAGTGACAAACCAAGTGTTGAGATTGAGTGAGAACTAAGCTGTTTCATACTGGAAGAGGTGGTATTAGTTTGCAGTGAATACCAGAGATGGTTTTTGAGCCAATAGACTGGTATTGTCAGCCAAATGCTAATGAGGGATGGGCCAAAGCAGCAGGTGCTTTTGGCTCGTACACACCTTGTGTAATGGACTCTATGGTCATCTGCATTTCTCATCTAGTTCTTTTTGGTCTGTGCTGCTATAGAGTATGGATGATCAAGAAGAATTTAAAAGCCCCAAGGTTCAAGTTGAAGTCAAATTACTACAACTACTTGTTGGGATTGTTGGCTGGTTACTCCACTGCTGAGCCTCTACTGAGGTTGGCGATGGGTTTATCGCTCTTTAATCCCTA encodes:
- the LOC126788653 gene encoding ABC transporter C family member 12-like, which encodes MGLKPIDWYCQPEANGVWAKAGSAFGSYTPCAMDSMVICISHLVLFGLCCYRMWMIKKNLKARRFRLRSNFYNYLLGLLAGYSTAEPLLRLVMGLSLFNPFGKTGFAPFEMTSSFIEALAWCSMLILIGLETKIYIREFRWYVRFGVLYVLVGDAVVINLILGVTDSYSRAALYLYISTVCCQVLFGILLLFYVPNLDPYPGYVVLQSESLDNAEYEALPGEDQICPEQHVNIFSRIYFGWMTPLMQLGYKKPITETDVWKLDTWDRTETLIKRFQECWVEESKRSKPWLLRALNCSLGRRFWLGGFFKIGNDLSQFSGPILLSHLLQSMQRGDPAWIGYIYAFLIFLGVSLGVLAESQYFQNVMRVGFRLRSTLVAAIFRKSIRITHEGRKNFPTGKITNMMSTDANALQQICQQLHGLWSAPFRITVAMVLLYQQLGVASLIGSLMLVLMIPIQTTIISKMRKLTKDGLQQTDKRVGLMNEILAAMDTVKCYAWETSFQQRVQTIRNDELSRFRKAQLLSALNSFILNSIPVVVTVTSFGVFTFLGGELTPARAFTSLSLFAVLRFPLNMLPNLLSQVVNANVSLQRLEELFLTEERVLVPNPPLELGLPAISIQDGHFSWDPKADKPTLSNINLDITVGSLVAVVGGTGEGKTSLISAMLGELPPIADSSVVIRGTVAYVPQVSWIFNATVRENILFGSEFEAARYWKAIDVTEFRHDLDLLPGRDLTEIGERGVNISGGQKQRVSMARAVYSNSDVYIFDDPLSALDAHVAREVFNHCIKEELQGKTRVLVTNQLHFLPQVDEIILVSDGTIKEKGSFKDLSENSLLFQKLMENAGKMEEHVEEKEDSKNDYQETPLPVSNGNGVVNDLPKDASYAKKGKGTRSVLIKQEERETGVVSWKILQRYKNALGGLWVVMVLFTCYTLTEVLRVSSSTWLSFWTDQSTSKSYAPGFYILIYAILSIGQVTVTLTNSFWLITSSLRAARKLHDALLQAILKAPMVFFHTNPTGRIINRFAKDLGDIDRTVAQFMNMFLGQVWQLISTFVLIGIVSTISLWAIMPLLILFYAAYLFYQSTSREVKRLDSITRSPVYAQFGEALNGLSSIRAYKAYDRMANISGRSMDNNIRFTLVNISSNRWLTIRLETLGGIMIWVIATFAVMQNGRAENQVQFASTMGLLLTYTLNITSLLSGVLRQASRAENSLNAVERVGTYIELPSEAPAVIESNRPPHGWPSSGSIKFEDVVLRYRPGLPPVLHGLSFKVSASEKLGIVGRTGAGKSSMINALFRIVEIEKGSILIDGCDVGKFGLADLRKVLSIIPQSPVLFSGTVRFNLDPFSEHNDADLWEALERAHLKEVIRRNSFGLDAQVSEGGENFSVGQRQLISLARALLRRSKILVLDEATAAVDVRTDALIQKTIREEFKSCTMLIIAHRLNTIIDCDRILVLDAGQVLEHGSPQELLLNEVSSFSKMVRSTGPSNAEYLRSLVFGGKQDKVNGEQTEQLVGQSQRRWLASSRWAAAAQFALAVSLTSSQNDLQRLDIGDEDDILMKTKEAVITLQGVLEGKHDEDINVSLTQHHIPREGWWSAFFRIVEGLAVMGRLAQNRLHPLEDDDFEGHM